A stretch of Cellulosilyticum sp. I15G10I2 DNA encodes these proteins:
- a CDS encoding PA14 domain-containing protein, with the protein MYKKRSKNNYILLLVIVSLVMSSLVTYAAGENIQQEQGMLNFIEKVLAQANVTVESPSGIEILIKTNHPQGNGNDKNTTIFLTKEGKAILGQDGFGTLESTLMGWLGEAFKSHGGAKQDLESYGFEKATGTEGGGNNFVYTVSRFIHLTAKPKSEENAIELKWNAPSTSNFYNYTVYRKQENTNTFQSISSINIDAYKEAGKKVKVLNLHPNKSGAASLKTWMENNGYGKGVLSINPVKIDNFNSNPNQYHLDEYDVIYVGHWDSNADEGFTEEALRRIKVFIESGKGFLVGHDTTAADILDKNNKFSLGSTKEFRTLFNIKTGYSASINNAATLVSNGKIDFAKKFNWGGSEIEVAKTGALMNYPWVIKNPLTIPYTHTAAQIAYGDVWFTFKNGGAFSGRSDYPTAQQVNGGAINFYLTTWNNTAIIQTGHSNGAATADEQKILANVLFYLAQKTMDTHLTDRAGQDTTPPTQPVVTGVQMNAEKKIHIDFTKAVDQGTTYIYKVKAEEANKLHDPIESQEATATIAVGLKGYIAFASNNANLTLQDLKTLKADGWGVVSVDAGAQASSLQINQVDANLDQIVYIYLASVDAANNVSEPVRYVYDPQALELTSIQKQDGKGAKWVELTWTKPEWLKDYKLSRDNDTPFTPASNTYVDREDTIKPHTPEVIQAAYQNGKVILDFLPAQDVQTTHTYKITAQNNQKTYENTAQGIVASGIKGYKITIDNNELTNPSGEVIDNITALEDRLQWISNDLGAHFSIPNSYVHIVAVDNNNNESLPLHVPIAVSYPKVQMQTINRHRQVINDYLAAFDKNATQQKQIFKAPITLDAGAKIAVTIEGKEIDKQQYQIIESQAEPAFPNKSDSEWRSLGDIPKVLPNTKEAYPDLIDEPGYISTRHYEYKFDTSKYPSGTTPPRHETFGSPLGENLVKQKAVKDPGDRYHSQAEGNAFFGNSKIAETGGANKAVKFWGYIIPNETGNYNFGAYSDDGAYGYVIIDNEKKVFVEDWTVAAAYNRSGIKKDDPNTPVLRLEEGKVYPIYMEWYEGCPTHKAFIPSYKAASGGTWTNIPTSWFYASANTTPGDVNEAYFDAYTLENQIPLPSKEGTYYAAIQVISRDGTARQVLNGPFKIQSILPQITSISTTKNFIAPEALSNVSFNTYFQEYSKGIKYEVDFKVVKETELDGKTLMQFDLNKAIVAISIDGGSIEKLRNGTDYTTRVEGNRLIITLNESFNAAAGSTQVFDIYIPTNMGAEIAYGNTEKSYLNQYIMPKKTNNIQVTVKATPRIQEAYTKEDGTREDEKYGIEESKTEMIELNYREISKIN; encoded by the coding sequence GTGTATAAAAAAAGATCTAAAAACAACTATATTTTGCTTTTGGTAATCGTTTCGCTGGTCATGTCATCTCTTGTGACTTATGCGGCAGGGGAAAACATTCAACAAGAACAAGGGATGTTAAACTTTATAGAAAAAGTCTTAGCCCAGGCTAATGTGACAGTTGAGAGTCCATCAGGTATTGAAATCTTAATCAAAACTAATCATCCTCAAGGTAATGGAAATGATAAAAATACCACGATCTTTTTAACTAAAGAGGGGAAAGCTATACTTGGACAAGATGGTTTTGGGACTCTAGAATCTACGCTTATGGGGTGGCTAGGTGAGGCTTTTAAGAGCCATGGGGGGGCTAAACAAGATCTTGAATCGTATGGGTTTGAAAAAGCGACTGGTACAGAAGGGGGAGGCAATAATTTTGTTTATACAGTATCAAGATTTATTCACCTTACGGCTAAGCCAAAGTCAGAAGAAAATGCTATAGAACTTAAATGGAATGCACCAAGCACATCTAACTTTTATAATTATACAGTATATCGCAAGCAGGAAAATACAAATACGTTTCAATCTATAAGTTCGATTAATATCGATGCCTATAAAGAGGCAGGTAAAAAAGTTAAGGTTTTAAATCTTCATCCTAATAAATCAGGGGCTGCTAGTTTAAAGACTTGGATGGAGAATAATGGTTATGGAAAAGGTGTTTTAAGTATAAATCCAGTTAAAATAGATAACTTCAATAGCAACCCTAATCAGTATCATTTAGATGAATATGATGTTATTTATGTCGGGCATTGGGACTCTAATGCAGATGAAGGATTTACTGAAGAAGCTTTAAGAAGAATAAAGGTGTTTATTGAGTCAGGAAAAGGGTTTTTAGTAGGTCATGATACTACAGCGGCAGATATTCTGGATAAAAACAACAAATTTAGTTTAGGAAGTACAAAAGAGTTTAGGACTTTATTTAATATTAAGACAGGCTATTCAGCAAGTATAAATAATGCAGCTACTTTAGTGAGTAACGGTAAAATAGATTTTGCTAAGAAATTTAACTGGGGTGGATCTGAGATTGAAGTAGCGAAGACTGGTGCTTTAATGAACTATCCTTGGGTGATCAAAAACCCGTTAACTATTCCCTATACCCATACAGCGGCTCAGATTGCTTATGGTGATGTATGGTTTACCTTCAAAAATGGCGGAGCATTCAGTGGACGAAGCGATTATCCTACAGCACAGCAGGTAAATGGCGGAGCTATTAATTTTTATCTAACCACATGGAACAATACCGCTATTATTCAGACTGGTCATAGTAATGGAGCTGCAACTGCAGATGAGCAGAAAATACTGGCTAACGTACTGTTCTATCTAGCTCAAAAAACAATGGATACACATTTAACAGATAGAGCAGGTCAAGATACTACGCCGCCTACACAGCCAGTAGTTACAGGTGTACAAATGAATGCTGAGAAAAAAATACATATTGATTTTACTAAAGCCGTAGATCAAGGTACCACCTATATTTATAAAGTTAAAGCTGAAGAAGCTAACAAGCTGCACGATCCCATTGAAAGTCAAGAAGCTACTGCGACGATTGCAGTAGGGCTAAAAGGTTATATTGCTTTTGCAAGCAACAATGCTAATCTGACATTACAAGATCTAAAGACACTAAAAGCTGATGGATGGGGCGTTGTCAGTGTAGATGCAGGCGCTCAAGCAAGTTCCCTTCAGATTAATCAGGTAGATGCGAATTTAGATCAAATTGTGTATATTTATCTAGCGAGTGTTGATGCAGCTAATAATGTTTCAGAGCCTGTGAGATATGTTTATGATCCTCAAGCTTTAGAACTTACAAGTATCCAAAAACAAGATGGTAAAGGTGCTAAATGGGTAGAGCTCACATGGACAAAGCCTGAGTGGCTCAAAGACTATAAGCTTTCTCGAGACAATGATACACCGTTTACCCCAGCAAGTAATACATATGTAGATCGTGAGGATACTATAAAGCCTCATACACCGGAAGTTATTCAAGCAGCTTATCAGAACGGTAAGGTTATCTTAGATTTTTTACCAGCTCAGGATGTACAGACTACTCACACCTATAAAATTACCGCTCAAAACAATCAAAAAACCTATGAGAACACAGCACAGGGCATTGTAGCATCAGGCATTAAAGGCTATAAAATAACTATAGATAACAATGAACTCACTAATCCAAGCGGAGAAGTGATAGATAACATAACTGCTCTAGAGGACAGACTGCAATGGATATCTAATGATCTAGGAGCTCATTTTAGTATCCCAAATAGTTATGTGCATATTGTGGCAGTTGATAATAATAACAATGAATCCTTGCCGCTTCATGTTCCTATTGCTGTAAGTTATCCAAAGGTGCAAATGCAGACTATTAATAGGCATAGGCAAGTTATCAATGATTACCTAGCAGCCTTTGATAAAAATGCTACACAACAAAAACAAATCTTTAAAGCACCTATTACTTTAGATGCTGGCGCTAAGATAGCAGTTACGATTGAAGGAAAAGAGATCGATAAACAGCAGTATCAAATTATAGAAAGTCAAGCTGAACCAGCGTTTCCAAATAAATCTGATAGTGAGTGGAGGAGTCTGGGCGATATACCTAAAGTGCTTCCAAATACAAAAGAAGCCTATCCAGATTTGATAGATGAACCGGGATATATATCTACAAGACATTATGAGTATAAATTTGACACATCGAAATATCCTTCAGGAACTACCCCGCCAAGACATGAAACTTTTGGATCGCCATTAGGTGAAAATCTTGTTAAGCAAAAGGCTGTCAAAGATCCTGGCGACAGATATCATTCACAAGCTGAAGGCAATGCTTTTTTTGGCAATAGTAAGATTGCTGAAACAGGCGGGGCAAATAAGGCGGTTAAATTTTGGGGATATATTATTCCAAATGAAACAGGCAATTATAATTTTGGAGCCTATTCTGATGATGGGGCCTATGGCTATGTTATTATTGACAATGAAAAGAAAGTATTTGTAGAAGATTGGACGGTTGCTGCTGCGTACAATAGATCAGGTATTAAAAAAGATGATCCCAATACGCCAGTATTAAGGCTAGAAGAGGGAAAAGTATATCCTATTTATATGGAATGGTATGAAGGCTGTCCGACGCATAAGGCTTTTATACCAAGCTATAAAGCAGCATCAGGCGGTACGTGGACAAATATCCCAACAAGTTGGTTTTATGCAAGCGCAAATACAACACCTGGAGATGTGAATGAGGCCTATTTTGATGCTTATACTTTAGAAAACCAAATACCGCTGCCGTCAAAAGAAGGCACATATTACGCAGCCATTCAAGTTATAAGCCGGGATGGCACTGCAAGACAAGTACTTAATGGACCGTTTAAAATACAAAGCATCCTACCGCAGATTACCAGTATCTCTACTACAAAGAACTTTATTGCTCCAGAGGCACTTTCTAATGTTTCTTTTAATACTTATTTTCAGGAGTATTCTAAGGGGATTAAGTATGAAGTAGATTTTAAAGTTGTTAAAGAAACTGAGCTAGATGGTAAAACATTAATGCAGTTTGATCTTAATAAGGCCATAGTTGCTATTAGTATAGATGGCGGAAGTATAGAGAAATTAAGAAATGGCACTGATTATACGACGCGTGTTGAAGGCAATAGATTAATTATTACTTTAAATGAGAGCTTTAATGCAGCAGCTGGATCGACACAAGTATTTGATATTTATATACCAACCAATATGGGGGCAGAGATTGCTTATGGCAATACTGAAAAAAGTTATTTAAATCAATACATCATGCCTAAAAAAACAAATAACATACAAGTAACGGTTAAGGCTACGCCAAGGATACAAGAAGCCTATACTAAAGAAGATGGCACCAGGGAAGACGAAAAATATGGTATAGAAGAGAGTAAGACAGAAATGATTGAGCTTAATTATAGAGAAATATCTAAGATAAATTAA
- the spoIIIAA gene encoding stage III sporulation protein AA has translation MKREAIMKIMPHTLKEMILQMSDKHYEVLQEVRMRVHQPLILLIKGEEYGLNKEGICQIKESYKVSEQDVTGILKYISGFSLYALEDEMRQGYITIEGGHRVGLAGKVVMENNGIKTMKYISAINIRIAHQVLNCSKEVMPYILSRDKVYHTLIVSPPKCGKTTLLRDIIRNLSNGYSGYGPYTVGVVDERSEIAGCYQGVPQNDVGIRTDVLDGCPKVEGMRMLLRAMSPHVIAVDEIGKNEDIHALGEVLSAGITILSTVHGKDIEDCKKKPILYDLIKNSFFERIIILSNKYGPCTIEGILDACNHFNRLR, from the coding sequence ATGAAAAGAGAAGCGATTATGAAAATCATGCCCCATACGCTTAAAGAAATGATACTTCAGATGAGTGATAAACACTATGAAGTTTTACAAGAAGTACGCATGAGAGTACATCAACCTCTTATTTTGCTTATAAAGGGAGAAGAATATGGCTTAAATAAAGAAGGGATTTGTCAAATCAAAGAAAGCTATAAGGTGAGTGAGCAAGATGTGACAGGCATACTTAAATACATAAGTGGTTTTTCGCTCTATGCGTTAGAAGATGAAATGAGACAAGGCTATATTACGATTGAAGGCGGACATAGAGTAGGGCTTGCAGGTAAAGTGGTTATGGAGAATAATGGGATAAAAACCATGAAATATATCAGTGCCATTAATATAAGAATTGCGCATCAGGTGCTTAATTGCAGTAAGGAAGTTATGCCTTATATCCTAAGTCGGGACAAGGTGTATCATACGCTCATTGTTTCGCCGCCAAAGTGCGGCAAGACAACGCTTCTTAGAGATATTATAAGGAATTTAAGCAATGGCTATAGTGGCTATGGGCCTTATACGGTAGGCGTGGTAGATGAAAGATCAGAAATAGCCGGTTGTTATCAGGGAGTTCCACAGAATGATGTGGGCATCAGAACGGATGTTTTAGATGGATGTCCAAAGGTTGAGGGAATGCGAATGCTTTTAAGAGCTATGTCGCCACATGTTATTGCTGTAGATGAGATTGGTAAAAATGAGGATATCCATGCACTGGGGGAAGTACTAAGTGCAGGCATTACCATATTAAGCACTGTGCACGGTAAAGACATAGAAGACTGTAAAAAGAAACCTATCCTTTACGATTTAATAAAAAATTCTTTTTTTGAAAGGATTATTATTTTATCTAACAAATATGGACCTTGTACAATTGAGGGTATTTTAGATGCCTGTAATCACTTTAACAGGCTAAGATAA
- the spoIIIAD gene encoding stage III sporulation protein AD produces the protein MEMLKLVSFGIVATILIITMGKYSEHSALFSMILRIVTVIIFMIFILEQLSSVFSVIRDLSLKAQMDSSYLNIILKIIGIAYLAEFGYQLCKDAGEEAIGSKIQFAGKVMIFVISSPVILALVALITELL, from the coding sequence ATGGAAATGCTCAAATTAGTTAGCTTTGGAATTGTTGCAACCATTTTAATTATTACAATGGGAAAGTACAGCGAACACTCAGCCTTATTTAGTATGATTTTAAGGATTGTTACAGTCATTATCTTCATGATCTTTATTTTAGAACAATTAAGCAGTGTTTTTAGCGTCATACGGGATTTGTCTTTAAAGGCACAGATGGACAGCAGTTATTTAAACATTATCTTAAAGATAATAGGGATTGCCTATTTAGCAGAGTTTGGCTATCAGCTTTGCAAGGACGCGGGAGAAGAAGCTATTGGATCAAAAATTCAATTTGCAGGAAAAGTGATGATTTTTGTTATCTCATCTCCTGTTATTCTGGCTCTGGTAGCACTTATTACAGAGCTTTTATAA
- the spoIIIAC gene encoding stage III sporulation protein AC, whose amino-acid sequence MFDIEIIFKLAGLGLGITIINTVLKKTGAEEWIFPITIVGVVMALLVVIEYILKLFEVVQTMFAF is encoded by the coding sequence ATGTTTGATATAGAGATTATCTTTAAACTCGCGGGACTTGGACTTGGTATTACGATCATTAATACAGTACTTAAAAAAACAGGGGCAGAAGAATGGATATTTCCTATAACAATTGTAGGTGTTGTTATGGCGCTTTTAGTAGTGATTGAATATATCTTAAAGCTGTTTGAGGTCGTTCAAACCATGTTTGCATTTTAG
- a CDS encoding stage III sporulation protein AB, whose protein sequence is MKLLGIILMFVSCSTCGFIIDWHENKRLKELEKFIYAFEILKAEIDYRLTPLQEAAIYVSKLSSEGIKKVFETFAGALGDRNTTDLNVMWEQALNHHKTSFHLSQQDYSLLFEFSNACGYLDKNMQKKNIDMLIYKLEQELIMSKSKYQKNTKLNKYLGVLIGACISIFLI, encoded by the coding sequence ATGAAATTATTAGGGATTATACTGATGTTTGTGAGCTGCAGTACGTGTGGGTTTATTATAGATTGGCATGAAAACAAAAGACTTAAGGAACTTGAAAAGTTTATTTATGCTTTTGAAATCTTAAAAGCAGAAATCGACTATAGGCTGACACCTTTACAAGAAGCCGCCATTTATGTAAGTAAGCTCAGTAGTGAGGGGATTAAAAAAGTTTTTGAAACATTTGCAGGAGCACTAGGAGATAGAAATACGACGGATTTAAATGTGATGTGGGAACAAGCGTTAAATCATCATAAAACATCCTTTCATTTAAGCCAGCAAGACTACAGCTTACTCTTTGAATTTAGTAATGCATGTGGTTACTTAGATAAAAATATGCAAAAAAAAAATATAGATATGCTGATCTATAAACTCGAGCAGGAGTTGATAATGTCTAAAAGCAAATATCAGAAAAATACTAAGCTCAATAAATACCTAGGTGTTCTTATTGGTGCATGTATCAGTATATTTTTAATATAG